The genome window CTTTCAATTACATACATTTTTTGGGGGAAAAGACCACTAGATTTTACTTcgccttaggccaccaaaatggttaAGTCGGCCCTGCACATGGAAATTATCACACTCGTGAAAAAGTGTTGGGTGGTGAGAGAAATTGTTTGATGTGGTGGTGAGTGATTGGCATTCCACTAAAATTTATCACTAATGATGGAATAATGCTTAATGATATAATGGAATTTAATTAGAAATTGTGAGTGAGTAAtaagtgatgaccacccctacccTAACATACGACATGTATGTAAACCATACAGTAGTACGGTATCTTCAATGTCAATTGAAGAATCCCAATTTTCCAACATATGACTTGTATATATGTTTCATTGAATTTAGCGCTTCTATTTTTGTTGTTTAAAAAACTATGATTGATCTTCAAACAATAAATAAACCAAACGATCTTCTAAGGGTGCACGATATGGACCTCCGTCCTGGTCCGTCCTCCATCAGCGCCGGCGTCATCCCATCCCGCCCCCCTCCGTCTTCATCACGTCCCCGTCTTCAGCGTCAAGATGTCAACGTTCAGAACGATCCAAATGGTGGGTCCagctttgtttgtttgtttatgaatGAGATTTGTACATTAGACATTAATACTTGTACATGGTTTTGTTGGGGTAGAATCATCTAGGACCATCCTTTCATACCCTCTAGTTTTATAGGATGGACCATCTTGGGAGAACTATGACGTGACACCTACGTGACGAATCATCCTCCCTTtagaggaccatcaccataccctctagtctAACACTAACACTAACAAATCCTAAACAATTCAACTATAACATAATAAGATCTCTGTAAATCTGGGTACATGCGTTGACTAATATCAAGTTACAGGTTCAATTAACCTAATTCATCAGCAACACTAAAATTAACAACTgcataaaacaaaacaaaaaaatagtaaacataacaaacaacatTCAATTCAGCAACCGAAACTTGTATTAAAAGTGTCCAAAACAACATCATAATACCCACAAACCCTGAGATAGGATTCACTGAAATtcaacacaacacaaaacaaaaTACATAGCCTAAAACAACTACTTCCATTCCCCAATTTACCCGCCAAATCCGTACAAAGTCCTACCCTGCCTCTTCAACGCATAAACCACGTCCATAGCAGTAACAGTCTTCCTCCTGGCATGCTCGGTGTAGGTAACAGCATCTCTAATAACATTCTCTAGAAATATCTTCAACACTCCACGTGTCTCTTCGTATATCAACCCACTGATCCGCTTCACTCCGCCTCTACGAGCCAGTCTTCGAATCGCTGGCTTCGTGATCCCCTGAATGTTGTCTCTGAGAACCTTCCTGTGACGCTTTGCTCCGCCCTTTCCTAACCCTTTTCCTCCCTTTCCGCGTCCTGACATTTTTCTCAACGGTGGAGATGAGATTTGGGATTGGGGTTTTGGTTTTTGGTGGTGGGTGGATTGGTGCAATTGGGTGGTTTTTATAGGCGGGGGATTTCAAAGTTTTTTTTGGGGTTGGGTTGGTGATCCGTGTGGAAGAATTGGGGGTTGATGATGGTCGTTGATTTAGTTTGATCCGACGGTGGATAAGTGTTTACGGATTGTGATCCTTGTGGTGTGTTTTCTATTGTAGGCCGATACgctttaaatttattttatatttttaaattggtgcttaatataaaataatttgtttactgtATGTTTTTAGTTTCATTTAAACGATTCAAAGGTATTTATCAACTGCATAGTGATGTTTAATTACTGAACAATATAATCTAGCATAACATTACTACTAATTCAAATGTTAAAAGAgttttttatcaattaaattttaattcaataaaacaaagaCAATTATAGACTAATGCTTAAATAATTCAAATTAAACTAGGGTTTTTTACATAGCGTATGTGTCTTCACTAATGCTTAAATAATTAGAAATTTACATAGCTAGTATGCTTGTTATATCTCTTTGCCCGTATCATAGAaaactaggtttaaagaagtttGCCGCAttgcggcgaatttcttttgttatttagtctgtgtaagtttacatgtgttttgaaatcgttACGAGCGTGTTACGAACagaactgctgacaagaataaaaaaatgtagaaaaaaaacaCTAATGATAACcgaaaaaaaaacaaccaaaaaagttgtatggtaacaatgttgttcgtatgaaacccgtggtcagagatgagcataTTGTTCTAGGTACCagtaccaaatttgccgaaccgaaagatcttaagtaccaattcggtaacGACTTTTAGCATTCCTagtaccggttcactaccgttttttaccttcatataccggtaccctaaccggtattttcggtatcagtaccgattctgtatcggttggcaccgagctcatccctacccctgaaactaaaaaaagaaaaaaataaaagttgaagaaaatcaacaaaaaaaagttgtacgaaaCCATTGTTCGTACGGTAACCATGATCAGaaatgagcaaatggtaccgggtagcagtactgaatttcccgaaccaaaagattttccaacatcaattcggcaccaacttttggcgttttctgtattagtgccggtttttacgttcatgataccgaacaggaccgtcccggtattttcgatactaGTACTGGTTCGATATCGATTGACACCAAACTTAGCCCAACCcttgatattaaaaaaaaattaaagttaaatagtaataaaaataactaatattataattataatattaaaataataaaagtatttaaaaactacatattattatattattataatcaCTGTTCATTTAACttcatttattaattattaattattaattattaattattaattattaatttattaattattattattaattattaattattaattattaatattaatattaataattattaatattaatctataatatattaaaaaggagaagtgatgtaccAATTTGTAATTTTACTACAAGTACAAGTTATTAAGCAACATTTACAAGGAAATGCAAGCCAATATAATAGGATTTGGCTTTATTTTTAAGACGCCCGTAGGGTTAAAATTGGGATTTCACCCTACAACTCATCGGCCGTTTGTTGAACATCAATCGCCATCGTTTAATGCGACCTTTAGGTACTCCACAGTTCCCATCTCCCCTATAACCTGATTTTTGATTCTTAAAGATTCCATCAATAACGATGAATCTCATCTTCTCCCTAACCTGTTTTTTCGATTCTTACCTCAATCGACCATATCTCATGACATGGGAACTGCTGAGTTCAAAAAATCTATGGTTCGTTGTCAGAACTACAAGGTGAAAACGAAGATTCAAGTTTATTTGAGATCCACCTATGAAGATTCAGAAACAGGTAACCTGTAACTCTAGGTGTTTCGATTTGTTTGGTTTTTTCTTTCTCTAttaatttgattttgattgtttggaGTGTTTATTGGCTTTTGTAGATTTGATTACAAAACCCTAAAATATGTCTAGGTTTgttatttgttaatttgtttcCCTGGTTTAATAACTATTGACACTTCTGTTTATTGCATCCAAACGGCATATTGATGGTTCATTGCCAGTTGAAGGCGACCAACGGTATGGTTCGTTCATAATTAATCGCTCGGATCCGGCCATGGGGAAAGATCGAACAACATATGTGTTATAGGATACAATGGGAATCGGCTCATAGGTGTGAAGGGTGGAAATCACGGTCTGATGAAGAGACTGGTAAGTGCATACATTGGTCAAATATGATTGAACTATGTAAATGTTACATAAAATTGAAGTTATAAAGAATGAGAATTATTTGATTTTTGGTTAGTTTTATCAACCTTAGCTGATTCTTTAGGGATTTTGTAGTTGGTATTTGATTTTTAGTTAGTTATATCTCTTCGTTTGTTTTTTAATATGTAGTTGTATTAACCGGTCAGTGAAGTCtgttattgtttaatttgataaTAGGAAAGGTTCACGGATCATTGGATCATGCTGGAAAAGTGTGAGGCCAAACACTTAAGGTGGCCAAGCAGGACAAGAAGAAGCAGTGCGCCTTAGGGATGCGCTCACAAGCGTATTCAGTACAACCGTTTGAATGATATATAGGATATTTCGCGTCACTTTCGACCCGTTTGACCTGTTTCAAAAGTTTCAATAATAATCAAGTTTTTCAAGTTACGCATTTGAGCCGTTAAAGAGGTCGAATATGCACTTCTATAATGCTAAAGGTTCTATTTATAATCTTGTAATTTAAACTTGCAGAGAGCATCATGGAGCCATACCATAGGTACCTGCATACATACGTTTCTTTATCGGGCCCACATTTAGGTTATCTCTACAGTTCCAATTCTCTTTTCAATTCTGGATTATGGCTGTTGAAGAAGCTTAAAAACACCCGTTGCATTCATCAGCCGACTTTCACTGATGACATAGATCTCGAGAATACCTTCTTCTACAATCTATCCAAGGTTCATTCTATTATACTTTTGAATCTAAACAGTTCATTTTCTggttaatttttcttttttagttCTCAAATTTCTTTCTTTTAGTTTATTCACTTAAAAACTCCATTTCGTGTTATTATATTTTCAGCAAAAGACTTTGGAAAGTTTCAAAAACATAATCCTGCTATCATCTCCTCAGGTATATACATCGTGTCACTATTTGTTTTCTCAAGCTACATATACATTACCTATTCGACTATCCGTATACCATCTGTTTTTACAGGTGGCAATTTCTACTCATTTACGTGTTTATTACTTGACTTGGGTTGTGTTTTAGGCCAATCAGGTCAACTCATTGACTAGGGTGATGTTCATCCGTAGTAAATCTATATTTGTATAAAGATTTGTATTATAACTACAATACTGTTGTTTTATGTAGACATTGAAGGGTAACTTATACCAACTTGAACTGATTGATTTCTCAGGTCATTTCATCTTTGAATACATCCCTGCATTTTAATGGAGCCATTAACGATGATATTACAGAGTTCCAGACTATTTTGTGCCATACCATTGTACCCATTTCATGCTTTCTTCATATGCATCTGTGATCTCAGTTGAGAAAGCTTGCCATCAGCAGCTTTCCGTTCTTAAAATCACAAGTTCAGTTTTAGAGCCTGCAAGCATGATGGCTAAATGTGATCCTAGGCATGGAAATCTTATGGCTTGTTGTTTGATGTTCTGTGGAAACGTCGTTCCCAAAGATGTCAATGCTGGTGTTGCTACAATCTAAACCCAATGCACCGTGCAGTTTGCTGATTGGTAAGGAACCAATCTTATATAAGTGATAAAATGGGTGGGTACGGTGGTCTGGGTACGGGTCAAATGGGTATTTTTATACGGGTCAAGTTGGGACTTGTCCAAAATCAATGTAACAGGTATGACCAGGAAGGAGAACCGTCACAGTTAGCTGCTGTTGACATATTTGTTAGTATTATGGATCCCTTAAAGGAACCGCCTCTTGTGACAGCAAACACTGTTCTATCTATACTTGCAGTTGACTATCCGGTTGACAAGGTTTCATGCTATGTTTCTGATGACGGAGCTGCTATGTTGACTTTCGAAGCTCTGACCGAGTCTGAGTTTGCAAAAAAATGGGTTTACTTTTGCAAGAAATATAACATAGAGCCCAGAGCTCCTGAATGGTATTTTTGCCAAAAAATTGACTACCTCAAACACAAACTTCAGCCAACTTTTGTCAAAGACCGTCGAGCTATGAAGGTAGAAACCATTTGACGCAAATAATCTTCAATTCTTTACTATTTCTCGagtaaaaattgttactttgttcCTTTTTGGGCAGAGAGAATATGAAGAATTCAAAATTTATGTATCATGTTTTTATGGTATTTTTATTGCTAATTGTGCATTTTGCTTGAATGAACTCTATATTTTCTCAAGCACTAAACTTATAAACACTGAACGACTTATTTCTCCCAAAACAGGCCAATGAAAATGATGGAACAGTTGTGTTTTTCCGTATTTATACTGCAAAACATAGAATCAAAGTATATAGAGATTGACTTGGTTACATGTTCAGTAAAAGGTGCCAGCTATTGATAATGTTTGGACTTTTTATCATGTAGCATTGATCATGTTTGACTATTTTTCCCTATAGCCATTTTTTACTTTTCTTGCTACATTAAATATGACTGTACACCTCAAAACAGTGAATAAGAGACTTTTTTACTTAATGTGATGGCATAGCAACTTGAAACCCACCACAAAACATGCGTCAAAAAAACATAACTACTTGCAGCAACGAGCGAACATTTTCTTAACACCCTTTTTAGTGgcatttttataattattttttttaactatttttttttgtCGGGGTTTAATTCGATGATATGCACATTCAACTTTTAGTACTCAAATGTGGGTTTAATTCGATGATATTCTCAAGTCTAAAAGTTATGTGACACATCTTTTTCTTTGTCACTGTTTCTTGACTTTGGCGGGTGTAAAAGGTGTTTAGTTTAGGCGCACCCGCAGCAACGTACGGGCGTTCCCACTAGTATTAACATATAGTAAAGTAATAATTTGTGCCTATGGTAATGAAATGTGTATTCTAGTTTATTCTTAGATCAAACGTAGTGGGGCGCTATGCCCCCACATAGCGCCGGAAAACGCCATACAACACCGCCACGAAGGGCGGTATGGGGGTGAAAATGGGGGGCGGCGCTATCCTCTTCGCGGCGTGATGTGAGAAAGATTTAAGGGTTTCACGAATCAAAAGGTTTTAagggtttttataattaattaataaaattgaaaattaataattaggtaatgatgggtatgggctttatgactacgggctctagtgatatgacaccccataaagcccctgtgtgacgtggcacgacacgtgtcgcataacgccccacaaggggctttatgactacataTGGCCTTAATTGTGTGTTTTTCATGTGTATGGTAAAAAAACATCCTTTCATTTAGGAATCATGGTAATACATGATACGAATTTGTGTGCTAATTACGTTTTCGTGTATCTAGTTCATATTTTGTATAGAGTTTGTAGCTATTTTTGTTCCATCCAGCTTTCATGTGCATTTGTATTTCGGGTATTTTAAAATTTTGATAACTTATTGTTCCCGTAAGGTTGAGAGTTCTAGTTCCCTAGTGAATAAAATGTGTAGATTTAGGACTATGATTAATGAGGGTGGTGAGTAAATGAGCCGCTTAAAAAAGCATGCTTGTTGACGGTTTTCTTACTCTAACCAGTAACCTTTAAGCTTACAGTCGTGACTAATCACCTGACACTCTTCCTTCGCCTATAACAAGAGTTGAACCTCCAGATTGTTGAAACCTCAGTTGTGTTGGCCAATTGTGACACCCCGATAATGTCACCTCAGTATCATGTCACATCTCTTTACCTTCTGTCACAACCACCGATCCTACCCCAAATGGGAGTCATGA of Helianthus annuus cultivar XRQ/B chromosome 1, HanXRQr2.0-SUNRISE, whole genome shotgun sequence contains these proteins:
- the LOC110940765 gene encoding histone H4 codes for the protein MSGRGKGGKGLGKGGAKRHRKVLRDNIQGITKPAIRRLARRGGVKRISGLIYEETRGVLKIFLENVIRDAVTYTEHARRKTVTAMDVVYALKRQGRTLYGFGG